The following proteins are co-located in the uncultured Tolumonas sp. genome:
- a CDS encoding LysR family transcriptional regulator — protein MLSKSELLHVFVIAAESKTFRDAASKLNMSPQSVSRVIKSLEDTYGELLFHRNTRTIRITKFGEQLLAGARHALDVVNDIFLLGKQKQLQDELCGTVTITTPSLIGKDYLYPLLRDFKKKHPDIQIDVRSSNSFSHLVDEQIDIGIRVGRIKNNGFIVRKVNEVRFFIVATPDVIEQIGEPKNIYDLRKLPAIESIDCNSGRGWAWMFAEDIDFHPDNVAFRTDDPEIELLAVRDGMGFGQLSDWIVKEDIRQKKLVRILKEAEPNPWDVYVYRPQRGPVPARVRLLYDCIVEYMQKIDFHYE, from the coding sequence ATGCTTTCTAAATCTGAATTACTACATGTGTTTGTTATTGCTGCGGAATCTAAAACATTTCGTGATGCAGCATCTAAATTAAATATGTCGCCACAGTCTGTCTCTCGTGTGATTAAATCGCTGGAAGATACCTACGGTGAGCTGTTATTTCATCGCAATACCCGAACCATCAGGATCACAAAATTTGGTGAACAACTGTTAGCGGGTGCACGCCATGCGCTTGATGTGGTGAATGACATCTTTCTATTAGGCAAACAAAAACAGCTCCAGGATGAACTTTGCGGTACCGTCACAATTACAACCCCAAGTTTGATTGGCAAAGATTACTTATATCCTTTGCTAAGAGATTTCAAAAAAAAACATCCAGACATACAAATTGATGTGCGATCTTCGAATAGTTTCAGCCATTTAGTTGATGAACAGATTGATATAGGCATCCGAGTCGGCAGAATAAAAAATAACGGATTTATTGTCAGGAAAGTCAATGAAGTTCGTTTTTTTATTGTGGCAACCCCCGATGTTATCGAACAAATAGGTGAACCAAAAAATATCTATGACCTCAGAAAATTGCCAGCGATTGAATCCATTGATTGTAATTCAGGGAGGGGATGGGCATGGATGTTTGCAGAAGATATTGACTTTCATCCTGATAACGTTGCTTTCAGAACTGATGATCCTGAAATAGAGCTTTTGGCCGTGCGTGATGGTATGGGGTTTGGACAATTATCAGACTGGATAGTAAAAGAAGATATTCGACAAAAGAAACTGGTTCGTATCCTAAAAGAAGCAGAGCCTAATCCATGGGATGTTTATGTCTATCGCCCTCAGCGTGGTCCGGTGCCAGCTCGTGTGCGGTTATTATATGATTGCATCGTGGAATATATGCAAAAAATCGACTTTCACTATGAATAG